One Drechmeria coniospora strain ARSEF 6962 chromosome 01, whole genome shotgun sequence genomic region harbors:
- a CDS encoding Isoprenylcysteine carboxyl methyltransferase, protein MDPAAPHPRDRMMAWEPASNRLPLEDRDEVRLDGEGQESPLKPFFAGQPKSLAGIALRAFCLGMAAATAAVATVGILLYTSSPIWRASFFVLALALFHFLEFWTTAERNTLVASIDSFLLTANWPSYAVAHTAAFLECLLVSLLFPHRSWAPFRSGPVFLAVGLTMVVVGQVVRSVAMLEAGASFNHHVQTRKSDSHTLVTTGIYGFLRHPSYFGFFYWGLGTQLVLGNTVCFFAYAAVLWVFFSRRIRVEERKLVEFFRADYVKYRRRVGTKIPLIP, encoded by the coding sequence ATGGACCCCGCAGCGCCTCATCCCCGCGATCGGATGATGGCATGGGAGCCTGCGTCCAACCGACTCCCCCTTGAGGACAGGGATGAAGTGCGGCTCGACGGTGAAGGACAAGAGTCGCCACTGAAGCCCTTCTTCGCCGGCCAACCAAAGtccctcgccggcatcgccctTCGCGCCTTCTGCCTCGGCATGGCAGCCGCGACAGCAGCAGTGGCAACGGTCGGCATTCTGCTCTACACCTCGAGCCCCATCTGGCGCGCGtccttcttcgtcctcgccctcgcgctCTTCCACTTTCTCGAGTtctggacgacggcggagaggAATACGCTCGTCGCGAGCATCGACAGCTTCCTTCTCACCGCCAACTGGCCCTCCTACGCCGTCGCCCACacggccgccttcctcgaATGCCTTCTCGTGAGCCTGCTGTTTCCCCACCGTTCCTGGGCGCCCTTCCGCTCCGGACCCGtgttcctcgccgtcggcctcacCATGGTGGTCGTCGGCCAGGTGGTCCGCTCGGTGGCcatgctcgaggccggcgcgagCTTCAACCACCACGTGCAAACCAGAAAGTCCGACTCCCACACGCTCGTCACGACCGGCATCTACGGCTTCCTGAGACACCCCAGCTACTTTGGATTCTTCTATTGGGGTCTCGGGACGCAGCTCGTGCTGGGAAACACGGTGTGCTTCTTCGCCTACGCCGCAGTCCTCTGGGTCTTCTTCAGCCGCAGGATCAGGGTGGAGGAGAGGAAGCTAGTGGAATTTTTCCGAGCCGACTACGTCAAGTATCGCCGACGGGTAGGCACGAAGATACCGCTGATACCGTAA
- a CDS encoding peroxisomal membrane protein Pex17, protein MPADRLLNTVLKYYQDVHDPPKTDQIIGTTTQLLAQLSNPLNLSLLTSQLLTARAIWHRQDGPRTAIRIIGIYHTAAARVRDHEMQNAKHAAASPMEGTREANSGLRCDAWARAVVKGADERSRRWQHLLVLTGILVGMEGNNRRALSSGLRSTLEQAVVTAANLALDENVEDGLPAAASIVTALNFAFPLLSDHRRAQINCNALLPMAVWAITAEEGFCDGQFLKAIARDTTETAAALLHWPATSPSSRLLQDMDKQPLMANVGPLAKLAGFAVQHATDTAAVLQAHDALAVFTSRLLDCWARNPLSGVDAASEGTCLTADTLQNTWPLLWQVLRKLLYGTVAVLHAIVSRSLLDPRMLAHGMAPGVSATSLHILRNLYFISSRNGNGAFQVYTFSYLTSIDVLSKDAAATDAFLRELRPGDASSVPVAPFQRMLDLFYLNVAEHLPLSLSVEACENLIIKPAMTYISYDGPMTPSMAELFESAHSAILSVLCCPQHSPLTIQVAPFYIVKLFESFPDRMSPRQFRVAFKTVMEIVSPPFPIAAMDPHLSETLLEMLRTSIAAAPAAPLDPSANQPPHAGLTQQDEVPMSVQSSLVMALVDSLPFLPLPLVEEWLTVTAQTMNGIADPRLRAPVKSRFWDVLVNGEMDVERSTMGVAWWGTKGGRELVLSGERREEPMMSGALVRDGNAGRL, encoded by the coding sequence ATGCCTGCAGACAGGCTTCTCAACacagtactaaagtactacCAAGACGTCCACGACCCCCCCAAGACGGACCAGATAATCGGCACGACGACCCAGCTGCTCGCCCAGCTCTCCAATCCCCTCAACCTCAGCCTCCTCACCTCCCAGCTTCTCACGGCGCGCGCCATATGGCATCGCCAGGATGGTCCCCGAACGGCGATACGAATCATCGGCATTTACCACACCGCGGCCGCGCGTGTGCGTGACCATGAGATGCAGAACGCCAAGCATGCGGCAGCCTCTCCGATGGAAGGCACAAGGGAAGCCAACAGCGGGCTGCGATGCGACGCCTGGGCACGAGCCGTCGTAAAGGGTGCAGACGAAAGATCTAGACGATGGCAGCACCTCCTCGTGTTGACGGggatcctcgtcggcatggaGGGCAACAACAGGCGCGCCTTGTCGAGCGGCCTGCGAAGCACcctcgagcaggccgtcgtcaccgccgcgaACCTCGCGCTGGACGAGAATGTCGAGGACGGGCTTCCCGCAGCGGCATCCATCGTCACGGCCCTAAACTTTGCGTTCCCCCTTCTCTCCGACCACCGCAGGGCCCAGATCAACTGCAACGCCCTGCTCCCCATGGCCGTCTGGGCCAtcaccgccgaggagggcttCTGCGACGGTCAGTTCCTCAAGGCCATCGCCCGAGACACGACCGAGACGGCAGCGGCGCTGCTCCACTGGCCTGccacctcgccctcctcgcgaTTGCTGCAGGACATGGACAAGCAGCCGTTGATGGCCAACGTGGGCCCGCTTGCCAAGCTGGCCGGCTTCGCGGTGCAGCATGCGACGGACACGGCCGCCGTGCTGCAGGCCCAcgatgccctcgccgtcttcaccAGCAGGCTCCTCGACTGCTGGGCGAGGAACCCCCTGAGCGGTGTGGACGCAGCTTCGGAGGGCACCTGCCTGACGGCCGACACCCTTCAAAACACCTGGCCGCTGCTCTGGCAAGTCTTGCGGAAGCTTCTCTACGggaccgtcgccgtccttcACGCCATCGTCTCTCGCAGCTTGCTAGACCCTCGCATGCTTGCCCACGGCATGGCCCCGGGCGTATCCGCCACGTCGCTGCACATCCTGCGAAATCTTTACTTCATCTCGTCGAGAAACGGCAACGGAGCGTTCCAAGTCTACACCTTCTCATACCTGACATCCATCGACGTCTTGTCAAAGGACGCGGCCGCGACGGATGCCTTCCTGCGCGAGCTGCGGCCTGGAGATGCTTCGTCGGTCCCGGTGGCACCATTCCAGAGGATGCTGGATCTGTTCTACCTGAACGTCGCCGAGCATCTcccgctctcgctctcggtCGAGGCTTGCGAGAATCTCATCATCAAGCCGGCCATGACGTACATTTCCTACGACGGGCCCATGACACCATCCATGGCTGAGCTCTTCGAATCGGCCCACAGCGCCATACTTTCCGTCCTCTGCTGTCCCCAGCACAGCCCCCTCACCATCCAAGTGGCCCCCTTCTACATCGTCAAGCTCTTCGAGTCCTTTCCCGACCGCATGTCGCCGCGGCAGTTTCGCGTAGCCTTCAAGACGGTCATGGAGatcgtctcgccgccgttcccCATCGCAGCCATGGATCCCCACCTGTCCGAGACGTTGCTGGAGATGCTCCGGAccagcatcgccgccgcgcctGCCGCGCCGCTCGACCCGTCGGCCAACCAGCCACCCCACGCCGGGTTGACGCAACAGGACGAGGTGCCCATGTCTGTGCAGAGTTCTCTCGTCAtggccctcgtcgactcgCTGCCGTTCCTGCCGCTCCCGCTGGTGGAGGAGTGGCTCACCGTCACGGCGCAGACGATGAACGGGATAGCGGACCCGAGGCTGCGGGCGCCTGTGAAGAGCCGATTCTGGGATGTCCTCGTCAACGGCGAGATGGACGTCGAAAGGTCGACGATGGGCGTTGCCTGGTGGGGAACCAAAGGAGGCCGCGAGCTGGTCTTGTCCGGCGAGCGTCGTGAGGAGCCGATGATGAGCGGCGCCCTCGTGCGTGACGGGAACGCAGGTCGGCTGTGA